In Halorhabdus tiamatea SARL4B, a genomic segment contains:
- a CDS encoding potassium channel family protein yields MYVIVVGAGRTGSTVIELATRDDHEVVVVERIPELAEEVSTNYDCLVINADAASKDILAEAGIEEADALISTTASDSTNLMISMFGKQYGVETLVSSINDPENIELFEDLGVNIVESPHRLNGQYLYRAVQHPAIQDFMSIAGEAEIFEASVEAGAPIAGLSLIDADREDLLPEETIIVAIVRANGELLIPQGETEFQAGDTVTIFARNGARNGITEQFVGDGP; encoded by the coding sequence ATGTACGTAATCGTCGTCGGCGCAGGCCGTACGGGAAGTACCGTCATCGAACTCGCGACCCGGGACGACCACGAGGTGGTCGTCGTCGAGCGCATTCCGGAACTCGCCGAGGAGGTGAGTACGAACTACGACTGTCTGGTCATCAACGCGGACGCAGCCTCGAAGGACATCCTTGCGGAGGCTGGCATCGAGGAGGCGGACGCCCTCATCTCGACGACCGCCAGTGACTCGACGAACCTCATGATCAGCATGTTCGGCAAGCAGTACGGCGTCGAGACGCTCGTGAGTTCGATCAACGATCCCGAGAACATCGAGCTGTTCGAGGATCTCGGCGTCAACATCGTCGAGAGCCCCCACCGACTCAACGGCCAGTACCTCTACCGGGCCGTCCAGCACCCGGCAATTCAGGACTTCATGTCGATCGCCGGCGAGGCCGAGATCTTCGAGGCGTCGGTCGAAGCCGGCGCGCCGATCGCCGGGCTGAGCCTGATCGACGCCGACCGGGAGGACTTGCTGCCCGAGGAGACGATCATCGTCGCCATCGTCCGGGCGAACGGTGAGTTGCTCATCCCGCAGGGTGAGACCGAGTTCCAGGCTGGCGACACCGTCACGATCTTCGCCAGGAACGGGGCTCGAAACGGGATCACCGAGCAGTTCGTAGGTGACGGCCCATGA
- a CDS encoding universal stress protein, which produces MTDEPPDVRITVDSESDGSESDPYLHEGPRVHTPEHTLVVPVTETLLDGSSGIDVQRFLRTATALAADNDGRVLLFGVEAVGSESALETVREHSRTAQPADDRDAVVETVEKRRRQLAQIADVAHQLDPEVPVHAVVRATTDTTAAILDAGDDSSGTAILLARGTGLDDGWLLARSTVDVVLADAECNVFVENIGSPGGDNALYVPDVSEHVVASLSESDAEPIDSILLAVNDGPHAALATEAARAVASAADASITVLHVVSDEDGPQATSDGYDLLKFTESIIGEDVPVETELREAADETEEILAEATAHDVVTIGAPEEQSRLEGLVFNSIQQTLSTQSEATVLMARDTDRTMRSLYYRWKNGIESADEESESTN; this is translated from the coding sequence ATGACTGACGAGCCACCCGACGTGCGGATCACCGTCGATAGCGAGAGTGACGGTTCGGAGTCCGACCCGTACCTCCACGAGGGGCCGCGAGTTCACACGCCGGAGCATACCCTCGTCGTCCCCGTCACCGAGACGCTACTCGATGGGAGTTCCGGGATCGACGTCCAGCGGTTCCTCCGGACGGCGACGGCACTCGCGGCGGACAACGACGGCCGGGTGTTACTGTTCGGCGTCGAGGCTGTCGGGAGCGAGTCGGCCCTGGAAACTGTCCGGGAACACAGCCGGACGGCCCAGCCGGCCGACGACCGGGACGCCGTCGTCGAGACCGTCGAGAAACGCCGCCGGCAACTCGCACAGATCGCGGACGTGGCCCACCAGCTGGATCCGGAGGTTCCGGTCCATGCGGTCGTCCGGGCGACCACGGACACCACGGCGGCGATTCTCGACGCAGGCGACGACAGCAGTGGTACGGCGATCCTGCTGGCCCGCGGGACTGGCCTCGACGACGGGTGGCTCCTCGCCCGGAGTACGGTCGATGTCGTCCTGGCGGACGCCGAGTGTAACGTGTTCGTCGAGAACATCGGCTCGCCCGGCGGGGACAACGCCCTGTACGTGCCGGACGTCTCGGAGCACGTCGTCGCGTCGCTCTCGGAGTCGGACGCGGAGCCGATCGATTCGATCCTCCTGGCGGTCAACGACGGACCACACGCGGCCCTCGCAACAGAAGCGGCACGGGCCGTAGCCAGCGCGGCCGACGCCTCGATCACCGTTCTGCACGTCGTCTCTGACGAGGACGGTCCCCAGGCGACATCCGATGGGTATGACCTGCTGAAGTTCACCGAGAGCATCATCGGCGAGGATGTGCCGGTCGAGACGGAACTCAGAGAAGCGGCCGACGAGACCGAGGAGATCCTCGCGGAAGCGACGGCCCACGACGTCGTCACGATCGGCGCCCCCGAGGAGCAGTCCCGGCTGGAGGGGCTCGTGTTCAACTCCATCCAGCAAACGCTTTCGACACAGAGTGAGGCCACTGTCCTCATGGCCCGAGACACCGATCGAACGATGCGCTCGCTCTATTACCGATGGAAGAACGGTATCGAGTCGGCCGACGAGGAAAGCGAGTCGACTAACTGA
- a CDS encoding potassium channel family protein, with translation MYIVIVGAGDIGTPLIEIATRSGNEVVVIERDTERANRAADRFDCLVLEADATTNATLEDAGIERADAVVSTTDRDATNVMVCLLAKEYGVPSILSVVHDPEHMNLFEQIGVNTMENPQQLIAEYLYRAVARPAIVDYMRIGDQAEVFEISVTENAPVAGKTLQETADEDLLSDDILIVAIERDGANAPITPRGNTTIHAGDVLTVYSAVGAEPEITDIFGHYEDRVDE, from the coding sequence ATGTACATCGTCATCGTGGGCGCGGGCGACATCGGCACGCCACTCATCGAGATTGCGACGCGATCCGGCAACGAGGTCGTCGTCATCGAGCGCGACACCGAGCGGGCCAATCGGGCCGCGGACCGTTTCGACTGTCTCGTCCTCGAAGCCGACGCCACCACCAACGCGACGCTCGAAGACGCAGGCATCGAGCGGGCCGACGCCGTCGTCTCGACGACCGACCGGGACGCGACCAACGTCATGGTGTGTCTGCTCGCCAAGGAGTACGGCGTGCCGTCGATCCTCTCGGTCGTCCACGATCCCGAGCACATGAACCTCTTCGAGCAGATCGGCGTCAACACGATGGAGAATCCCCAGCAACTCATCGCCGAGTACCTCTATCGGGCGGTCGCACGTCCTGCGATCGTCGACTACATGCGCATCGGCGACCAGGCGGAAGTCTTCGAGATCAGCGTCACGGAGAACGCACCTGTCGCGGGGAAGACCCTCCAGGAGACTGCCGACGAGGATTTACTTTCGGACGACATACTCATCGTCGCGATCGAACGTGACGGTGCGAACGCGCCGATCACACCGCGTGGGAACACGACCATCCATGCGGGCGATGTCCTGACCGTCTACTCGGCCGTGGGAGCCGAACCGGAGATCACGGACATCTTCGGCCATTACGAAGATCGGGTCGACGAGTGA
- a CDS encoding transcription initiation factor IIB gives MTRSTRQRERERESETETDEQEGVEECPECGSDSLVKDADRGELICEDCGLVVEEGNIDPGPEWRAFNHQERQEKSRVGAPTTQTMHDKGLTTTIDWKDKDAYGRSISSKKRSQMHRLRKWQERIRTKDAGERNLQFALSEIDRMASALGVPRSVREVASVIYRRALDDDLIRGRSIEGVATSALYAACRKEGIPRSLEEISEVSRVERKEIGRTYRYISQELGLEMEPVDPKKYVPRFCSELELSEEVQSKANEIIETTAEKGLLSGKSPTGYAAAAIYAASLLCNEKKTQREVADVAQVTEVTIRNRYQEQIEAMGIHS, from the coding sequence ATGACACGGTCTACCCGCCAGCGGGAGCGCGAGCGCGAATCCGAGACCGAAACCGACGAACAAGAGGGGGTGGAGGAGTGTCCGGAGTGCGGATCCGATAGCCTGGTGAAGGACGCGGACCGGGGTGAGTTGATCTGTGAGGACTGTGGGCTGGTCGTCGAGGAGGGCAACATCGACCCCGGCCCCGAGTGGCGGGCGTTCAACCACCAGGAACGCCAGGAGAAGTCCCGCGTGGGTGCGCCGACGACCCAGACGATGCACGACAAGGGGCTGACGACCACTATCGACTGGAAGGACAAGGACGCCTACGGCCGGTCGATCTCGAGCAAGAAGCGCAGCCAGATGCACCGCCTGCGAAAGTGGCAGGAACGCATCCGGACGAAGGACGCCGGCGAGCGCAACCTCCAGTTCGCCCTGAGCGAGATCGACCGGATGGCCTCGGCGCTGGGCGTCCCCCGTTCGGTTCGGGAGGTCGCCTCGGTCATCTATCGCCGGGCGCTGGACGACGACCTCATCCGTGGCCGATCGATCGAGGGCGTCGCCACCTCGGCGCTGTATGCCGCCTGTCGGAAAGAAGGCATCCCCCGCAGCTTAGAGGAGATCAGCGAAGTATCGCGGGTCGAACGCAAGGAGATCGGCCGCACCTATCGGTACATCTCCCAGGAACTCGGCCTCGAGATGGAGCCCGTCGACCCCAAGAAGTACGTCCCCCGGTTCTGTTCGGAACTCGAACTGAGCGAGGAAGTCCAGAGCAAAGCCAACGAGATCATCGAGACCACCGCCGAGAAGGGGCTGCTGTCGGGCAAATCCCCGACGGGCTACGCCGCCGCCGCGATCTACGCCGCCTCGCTCCTGTGCAACGAGAAGAAGACCCAGCGGGAGGTCGCCGACGTCGCCCAGGTGACGGAAGTCACGATCCGCAACCGGTATCAGGAGCAGATCGAGGCGATGGGCATCCACAGCTGA
- a CDS encoding helix-turn-helix domain-containing protein, with protein MSGDSDDAELLALLEDDYAREILAATSAQPMSAERLSQHCDASDSTIYRRVDRLKTHDLIDEQTQFDPDGHHYSVYVSRLESVTVTFDDGEYRVELERRQPAEEDPADRFTRMWQDL; from the coding sequence GTGAGCGGCGACAGCGACGACGCCGAATTGCTCGCCCTCCTCGAGGACGACTACGCCCGCGAAATCCTCGCAGCCACGAGTGCCCAACCCATGTCAGCAGAACGACTCAGCCAGCACTGTGACGCCTCGGACTCGACGATCTACCGGCGCGTCGACCGGCTGAAAACTCACGATCTGATCGACGAACAGACGCAGTTCGATCCGGACGGCCACCACTACAGCGTCTACGTCTCCCGCCTGGAGTCGGTGACCGTCACCTTCGACGACGGTGAGTACCGGGTCGAACTCGAACGACGCCAACCGGCCGAGGAAGACCCGGCCGATCGCTTCACCAGGATGTGGCAAGACCTATGA
- the rnhA gene encoding ribonuclease HI, with amino-acid sequence MPVIECDPSAARERLEAAGIAVESGNTDHECWRAESGGATAVAYDGKVVVQGADPGKLTAVLAEEGGRAHVYVDGASRGNPGPAAIGWVILTGDGGIVTEGGKRIGSTTNNCAEYEALIHALEIAADYGFDSVEVRSDSELAVRQVRGEWDTNDPDLRERRVRVRELFREFEDWSIEHVPREINERADSLANEAFEDG; translated from the coding sequence ATGCCGGTCATCGAGTGCGACCCGTCGGCCGCCCGCGAACGGCTGGAAGCCGCGGGCATCGCGGTCGAGTCGGGCAACACCGATCACGAGTGCTGGCGGGCCGAATCGGGCGGCGCGACCGCCGTCGCCTACGATGGGAAGGTCGTCGTCCAGGGGGCCGACCCGGGCAAGTTGACCGCGGTCCTGGCCGAGGAGGGCGGGCGCGCCCACGTCTACGTCGACGGGGCCTCGCGGGGCAACCCCGGCCCGGCGGCCATCGGCTGGGTGATCCTCACCGGCGACGGCGGCATCGTCACCGAGGGGGGCAAGCGCATCGGTTCGACGACCAACAACTGTGCGGAGTACGAGGCACTCATTCACGCCCTGGAAATCGCCGCCGACTACGGCTTCGATTCCGTCGAGGTCCGGAGCGACTCGGAACTGGCCGTCCGGCAGGTCCGCGGGGAGTGGGACACTAACGACCCCGACCTCCGCGAACGCCGCGTCCGGGTCCGGGAACTGTTCCGCGAGTTCGAGGACTGGTCGATCGAGCACGTCCCCCGGGAGATCAACGAGCGCGCCGATTCCCTTGCCAACGAGGCGTTCGAGGATGGCTGA
- a CDS encoding TrkH family potassium uptake protein, with amino-acid sequence MNRTTATIGRDVGRILEALGGLMAVSVVVPLVWGEWFGVLAFGVAGIVPFAVGYGLHHRFRDADSPSRLHGMIVAATGWLFVGVFGSVPFLLVAWGVHLGLPTGLEGTPTLAAFRDPLNAIFESMSGFTGTGLTMTDNEEVLPRTLQWWRTFSEWIGGVGVIVLTTAILSRPGSGSLTLYKSEARSEKIHPSIVSTVRTIWWIFILFTFVSILALFAAGMPLWDAINHAMTGLATGGFSITDNSIATYDSAVIDGVLIPIMLLGSIAFPVHYLILQGDIRNLYEDLQTRWVFIYMSLGSALLGAFLYVGPYDTPLSALRYSGFQFVSAATCTGFQTAVDTTNVALGSWPAQAQLLVAFGMFVGGAAGSTVGGIKLIRGLTLIKGIRYKIGDVFYPDSAVRRLDIDGRRLTEEEVNREFVEAAIIAVLWTTFLVVGTFLLLVVLPAEEFSLSNAFFEVASAQGNVGLSSGITGPESLPTLGKISFLGHMWIGRLEIIPVLVALRTLLRRGGMYQ; translated from the coding sequence ATGAACCGGACGACGGCGACCATCGGACGCGACGTCGGACGGATCCTCGAAGCACTCGGCGGGCTGATGGCCGTCTCGGTGGTCGTCCCGCTCGTCTGGGGCGAGTGGTTCGGGGTACTGGCCTTCGGAGTGGCTGGGATCGTCCCGTTCGCCGTCGGTTACGGACTCCACCATCGGTTCAGGGACGCCGACTCGCCCTCGCGGCTGCACGGCATGATCGTCGCCGCGACGGGGTGGCTGTTCGTGGGCGTCTTCGGGTCGGTTCCCTTCTTGCTGGTCGCCTGGGGCGTCCACCTCGGCCTCCCGACGGGGCTGGAAGGGACGCCGACACTCGCGGCCTTCCGGGACCCGCTGAACGCCATCTTCGAGAGCATGAGCGGCTTCACCGGGACCGGCCTGACGATGACCGACAACGAGGAAGTCCTCCCGCGGACGCTGCAGTGGTGGCGGACGTTCAGTGAGTGGATCGGCGGCGTGGGCGTGATCGTCCTCACGACGGCGATCCTGTCCCGACCCGGATCTGGGTCGCTCACCCTCTACAAAAGTGAGGCGCGATCCGAGAAGATCCACCCGAGCATCGTCTCGACGGTCCGGACGATCTGGTGGATTTTCATCCTCTTTACGTTCGTCTCGATCCTCGCGCTATTCGCGGCCGGCATGCCGCTCTGGGACGCGATCAACCACGCGATGACCGGGCTGGCGACGGGCGGGTTCTCGATCACCGACAACTCGATTGCGACCTACGACAGCGCCGTGATCGACGGCGTGTTGATCCCGATCATGCTGCTCGGCTCGATTGCCTTCCCGGTCCACTACCTCATCCTGCAGGGCGACATCCGGAACCTCTACGAGGATCTCCAGACCCGGTGGGTGTTCATCTACATGAGTCTGGGGTCGGCGTTGCTGGGGGCGTTCCTCTACGTCGGTCCCTACGACACCCCCCTGTCCGCGCTGCGCTACAGCGGCTTTCAGTTCGTCTCGGCGGCGACCTGTACGGGCTTTCAGACCGCCGTCGACACGACGAACGTCGCCCTGGGTTCGTGGCCGGCCCAGGCCCAGCTGCTGGTGGCCTTCGGCATGTTCGTCGGCGGGGCAGCGGGGTCGACCGTCGGCGGGATCAAACTCATCCGTGGATTGACCCTGATCAAGGGGATTCGCTACAAGATCGGTGACGTGTTCTACCCCGACAGCGCCGTCCGTCGGCTCGACATCGACGGGCGTCGGCTCACCGAAGAAGAAGTCAACCGGGAGTTCGTCGAGGCGGCGATCATCGCCGTCCTCTGGACGACGTTTCTCGTCGTCGGCACGTTTCTCTTGCTGGTCGTCTTGCCCGCAGAGGAGTTCTCGCTTTCGAACGCGTTCTTCGAGGTCGCCAGCGCCCAGGGCAACGTCGGCCTCTCCTCGGGTATCACCGGGCCTGAATCGCTCCCGACCCTCGGCAAAATATCCTTCCTCGGACACATGTGGATCGGTCGCCTGGAGATCATCCCCGTCCTGGTCGCGCTTCGGACGCTGTTGCGTCGCGGGGGGATGTATCAATGA
- a CDS encoding TrkH family potassium uptake protein gives MLIPFVVSLLYGEWYSAVSFLIGSGVTALVGGVTYKLCEDAPEPKRHHAMIVAALGWLVTAAFGAVPFIVAAYITPEGVLNSFIPAGADYARSSLLNFRDPLHAFFESVSGYTTTGLTMSVHEPSIGHGFLWYRSQMQWIGGAGMIVLSLAILRQPHGTAGISLYRSEGRDEKLRPSIAGTAKAIWKIYLGVTALLAVYLAAATFLVQPGYGIENTIFDALNHAMTGQSTGGFSTLDNSIAGYGSYAMELVHIPAMITGAIAIPVYYGAISERDIREFTRDPQVRLLFGMFVVGVIGLTAFLARWVGVPYHGDPIGYVGRVATSKAFRDGLFQFISAQSTTGWQTSAIGDWVPGGVMFIVFGAMLLGGSAGATVGGIKILRGYILARGIGWEVSRSFLPEHAIEDLRIGDRIFTAEEANDEIRAAATLAVAYLVVLGLSLFVLLAVLPSEFTLADAIFEVATAQGTVGLSSGITGPGMPAVAEILFIVQMWMGRLEIIPILVLISSLFRR, from the coding sequence ATGCTGATTCCGTTCGTCGTGTCGCTGCTCTACGGGGAGTGGTACAGTGCCGTTTCGTTTCTTATCGGATCAGGTGTCACGGCACTCGTCGGCGGCGTGACGTACAAACTGTGTGAAGACGCGCCCGAGCCAAAGCGCCATCACGCGATGATCGTCGCGGCGCTCGGGTGGCTCGTCACGGCGGCGTTCGGTGCCGTCCCGTTTATTGTCGCGGCCTACATCACGCCCGAGGGAGTCCTCAACTCGTTCATCCCGGCGGGGGCGGATTATGCGCGTTCGAGCCTCCTCAACTTCCGGGATCCGCTGCACGCCTTCTTCGAGAGCGTGAGTGGGTACACGACGACCGGCCTGACGATGAGCGTCCACGAACCTTCGATCGGCCACGGCTTTCTGTGGTATCGCTCCCAGATGCAGTGGATCGGCGGCGCGGGGATGATCGTCCTCTCGCTGGCGATCCTTCGCCAACCGCACGGCACGGCCGGTATCTCGCTCTATCGCTCGGAGGGCCGCGACGAGAAGCTGCGGCCGAGCATCGCGGGAACGGCCAAGGCGATCTGGAAGATCTACCTCGGGGTCACTGCGTTGCTTGCCGTCTATCTCGCGGCGGCGACGTTTCTCGTCCAGCCGGGCTACGGAATCGAGAACACGATCTTCGACGCGCTCAACCACGCGATGACCGGCCAGTCCACCGGCGGGTTCAGTACCCTCGATAACTCCATCGCTGGCTATGGCTCCTACGCGATGGAACTCGTCCACATCCCCGCGATGATCACCGGGGCGATCGCGATCCCGGTCTACTACGGCGCGATCTCCGAGCGCGACATCCGGGAGTTCACCCGCGACCCGCAGGTTCGGCTGCTGTTCGGGATGTTCGTCGTCGGCGTGATCGGCCTGACGGCCTTCCTGGCCCGCTGGGTCGGCGTCCCCTATCACGGCGACCCGATCGGCTACGTCGGCCGCGTGGCGACGAGCAAAGCGTTCCGTGATGGCCTCTTCCAGTTCATCAGCGCACAGAGCACAACTGGGTGGCAGACCTCCGCGATCGGCGACTGGGTCCCCGGCGGCGTGATGTTCATCGTCTTCGGGGCGATGCTGCTGGGCGGGTCCGCCGGGGCGACCGTCGGCGGGATCAAGATCCTCCGCGGGTACATCCTCGCCCGCGGGATCGGCTGGGAAGTCTCCCGGTCGTTCCTCCCGGAGCACGCGATCGAGGACCTCCGCATCGGGGATCGGATCTTCACGGCCGAGGAAGCAAACGACGAGATCCGGGCCGCCGCGACGCTGGCCGTTGCCTACCTCGTCGTGTTGGGCCTCTCGCTGTTCGTCCTCCTTGCCGTCTTACCGTCGGAGTTCACGCTTGCGGACGCGATCTTCGAGGTCGCGACGGCACAGGGGACCGTCGGACTCTCCTCGGGCATCACCGGACCGGGGATGCCCGCCGTCGCCGAGATCCTCTTCATCGTCCAGATGTGGATGGGCCGCCTGGAGATCATCCCGATCCTGGTCCTGATTTCGAGCCTCTTCAGGCGGTGA
- a CDS encoding DUF7521 family protein, whose translation MIAATAFPSPLVGAVDPVEVATISIPLASAVLGLVIGYQAYRGFRRHESTSMRYLSIGLILLTAVSFSVAAFGTLLLRWDVFPSNFETPIRLLARVSQFVGLAFITYSLYRRP comes from the coding sequence ATGATCGCCGCGACAGCGTTTCCGTCCCCGCTCGTCGGCGCTGTCGACCCCGTCGAGGTCGCTACTATCTCGATTCCGCTGGCCTCCGCTGTCCTGGGGTTGGTGATCGGCTACCAGGCCTACCGGGGTTTTCGCCGCCACGAGAGTACGTCGATGCGATACCTCTCGATCGGGCTCATCCTGTTGACGGCGGTGTCGTTCTCGGTGGCGGCCTTCGGGACGCTGTTGCTTCGATGGGACGTTTTCCCGTCGAACTTCGAAACCCCGATCCGCCTCCTCGCCCGGGTCTCGCAGTTCGTCGGGCTCGCGTTCATCACCTACTCGCTGTATCGCCGTCCCTGA
- a CDS encoding Lrp/AsnC family transcriptional regulator, translated as MARAIDAIDEQILYYLAQEARHTSAPDIAERVEVSPPTVRNRIRQLEADGIIQGYHAHIDYEKVDGRLVNHYVCSTGDRDRQELARRALDVSGVVNVREILSGRGDLRVKVVGTDTDDLTRIAQDLNSLGIEIDDEGLGYREYFRPYAPFGPRDEEPISPVSGVAGLTGDANVVELIVEEGTPIVGKTLQAANDEELLTSDLLVVRINRDGESISPTGETTIQAGDFVTVHSRSGISEETLSAFTGQ; from the coding sequence ATGGCCAGGGCGATCGACGCGATCGACGAGCAGATCCTGTACTACCTCGCCCAGGAGGCCCGTCACACCTCCGCGCCGGACATCGCCGAGCGGGTCGAGGTCTCGCCGCCGACAGTCCGCAACCGGATCCGGCAACTCGAGGCGGACGGGATCATCCAGGGCTATCACGCGCACATCGATTACGAGAAAGTCGACGGGCGGCTGGTCAATCACTACGTCTGTTCGACGGGCGACCGCGACCGCCAGGAACTCGCCCGCCGGGCACTGGACGTCTCGGGCGTCGTCAACGTCAGGGAGATCCTCTCGGGCCGTGGCGACCTCCGGGTCAAGGTGGTCGGAACCGACACCGACGATCTGACGCGCATCGCCCAGGATCTCAACTCGCTGGGGATCGAAATCGACGACGAGGGACTGGGCTATCGGGAGTACTTCCGGCCCTACGCGCCGTTTGGCCCTCGCGACGAGGAGCCGATCTCCCCAGTCTCGGGCGTGGCCGGGTTGACGGGCGACGCCAACGTGGTGGAGTTGATCGTCGAGGAGGGGACCCCGATCGTCGGCAAGACCCTCCAGGCGGCCAACGACGAAGAGTTGCTCACGTCGGACCTCCTCGTAGTGCGGATCAACCGCGACGGCGAGTCGATTTCGCCGACGGGCGAGACGACCATCCAGGCGGGTGACTTCGTGACGGTGCACTCCCGGTCGGGTATCTCCGAGGAAACGCTGTCGGCGTTCACTGGACAGTGA
- a CDS encoding DUF7108 family protein, which yields MAEGGSTDSDTTAGDSSTDESTTEELPRDVVETVERLTHRARWADDERATTLRDRRDDILAEHGFEARIRSERDGDVLVCYPGEWLEDGEVVIDRIDDRSRALERALDPETDADWETIDADNREVVDAVEEHYGAVHAANVAAFADYMSNHHALRIADATADHVAEFLDEYFPRNAFPDDDQRAVVEESLQRAFEFVDGEPPPIDREADGYDV from the coding sequence ATGGCTGAGGGAGGGTCGACAGACAGCGATACGACGGCCGGCGACTCCTCGACAGATGAATCGACGACCGAGGAACTGCCCCGTGACGTAGTCGAGACGGTCGAACGACTCACACACCGCGCTCGATGGGCCGACGACGAGCGCGCCACAACGCTCCGGGATCGCCGCGACGACATTCTGGCCGAACACGGCTTCGAGGCGCGGATCCGCTCCGAACGCGACGGCGACGTCCTGGTCTGTTATCCGGGCGAGTGGCTCGAGGACGGCGAGGTCGTCATCGACCGGATCGACGACCGCTCGCGCGCGCTCGAGCGCGCGCTCGACCCCGAGACTGACGCGGACTGGGAGACGATCGACGCCGACAACCGCGAGGTCGTCGACGCGGTCGAGGAGCACTACGGGGCGGTCCACGCCGCGAACGTGGCGGCGTTCGCCGACTACATGAGCAACCACCACGCCCTCCGCATCGCCGACGCGACCGCCGATCACGTCGCGGAATTCCTCGACGAATACTTCCCACGCAACGCCTTTCCCGACGACGACCAGCGTGCCGTCGTCGAGGAGTCACTCCAGCGCGCGTTCGAATTCGTCGACGGGGAGCCCCCGCCGATCGACCGCGAAGCCGACGGCTACGACGTGTGA
- a CDS encoding potassium channel family protein, whose amino-acid sequence MYIIIVGAGDIGTPLIEIATRSGNEVVVIEQDTQKAEAIGREYDCLVLNADATSKETLEDAEAEQADAIISTTDQDATNVMVCLLAEEFGIPAITSVVHDAEHMNLFRQIGVNTIENPQQLIAGYLYRAVARPAIVDYMRIGDQAEVFEISVTENAPIAGKTLTEAGEEDILGDDVLIVAIEREGEDSPLTPRGNIQIQPNDMLTVYSARGADPDLTDVFGHYEDKTVQ is encoded by the coding sequence ATGTACATCATCATCGTGGGCGCAGGCGACATCGGCACGCCACTGATCGAAATCGCGACGCGATCCGGCAACGAGGTCGTCGTGATCGAACAGGACACACAGAAAGCCGAGGCGATCGGTAGGGAGTACGACTGTCTGGTGCTCAATGCCGACGCAACCTCGAAAGAGACCTTAGAGGACGCCGAAGCCGAGCAAGCCGACGCGATCATCTCGACGACCGATCAGGACGCGACCAACGTCATGGTGTGTCTGCTCGCCGAGGAGTTCGGAATCCCGGCGATCACGTCGGTCGTCCACGACGCCGAGCACATGAACCTCTTCCGGCAGATCGGCGTCAACACGATCGAGAACCCCCAACAGCTCATCGCCGGCTACCTCTATCGGGCGGTCGCACGTCCTGCGATCGTCGACTACATGCGCATCGGCGACCAGGCGGAAGTCTTCGAGATCTCCGTCACCGAGAACGCGCCGATTGCGGGAAAAACACTCACCGAGGCTGGCGAGGAGGACATCCTTGGGGACGACGTTCTTATCGTGGCCATCGAACGCGAGGGCGAGGACAGCCCGCTGACGCCCCGCGGGAACATTCAGATCCAGCCGAACGACATGCTGACGGTCTACTCGGCGAGAGGCGCAGATCCGGATCTCACTGACGTCTTCGGGCACTACGAGGACAAAACCGTTCAATAG